In Parabacteroides timonensis, the genomic stretch AGACCTGGACGGCAAGTTCACCCTTCAGGCTACTCCCGGCGATATCCTGGAGATCAGTTATATCGGCTATAACCCCTTACAGATAAAGGCAGGTACACAAACGACCCTATCCATTAAAATGACGGAAGACACACAAAATCTGGAAGAAGTCGTTGTCGTAGGATACGGTACACAAAAGAAATCGGACCTGATCAGCGCCATAAGTTCCGTTCGCGGGCAAGACTTGATCGAACAACCCGTGCCGCGTGTCGACCAGTTGCTTCGCGGACGTGTTGCCGGTATGCAAGTCGTTCAGTCAAACGGTACGCCCGGAACATCTTCATCCATTCGTATCCGAGGTGGCAACTCCCTTTCTGCCAGTAACGAACCTCTGTATGTGATCGACGGATTTGTTGATGCCGGTGACCTGAATTCATTAAACCCGAACGATATAGAGTCCATCGAAGTGTTGAAAGACGCAACATCCACGGCTATATACGGTGCTCGTGGTTCCAATGGTGTCATTCTGGTAACAACCAAACGTGGTAAAGCCGGCAAAGCAACATTCGATGTAGAAGCTTCCTACGGTTGGCAAAAACTACCCCATAAAATCGACTTACTTTCAGCAACCGAATATGCATCCTATTTGAACAAAGTAGCCCAGATCAACGGGACGACAATTCCTTATGCCGATCCATCCAAGGTCACAGGTGTTGACTGGCAGGATGAGCTTTTCCGTACTGCTCCGGTTTACAATCTCAACTTTTCCAGCAGAGGCGGTACTGAAAAGATCAAATATCTTGTTTCCGTCAATCATTTCGACCAGGAAGGTATTATGATCGGTTCCGGATTCAACCGCACAACATTCCGCACAAACGTGGATGCGGAGATCAAGCCGTGGTTCAGTATGGGAACGACCGTCAGCCTTTCTCATGAGTTTCATGATCTATCGACCATGCCTTCCGATCCCGACAACCATTTCGAAATGGCTGTATATGGCGTCGGTATGTCTCCTATAGGAAGTGCCGTGAATGAAGACGGTTCATACAACTATACGGAGCCCAGCCGTCCGACCGGACGTAACCCGTTAGCCGAAGCATTGTTGCCGACCGACGAAAAAAACGGATATTATCTGCTGAACAATTCTTATCTACAATTCAAACTCGACCCTCACTGGGTATGGAAATCGACATTAGGTGTAAAGTGGAATTACCAGCGTGAAGATTATTTCTCACCCAGAAAAGGTTCGTACCTGGAAAAGACGAATAGTGCAAAGGCCCTCACATCCGAGAGCCAGGACCTATTGACGGAACATACGTTGACATATAATCTGAAAAAAGAGGTACATTCACTTTCCGTTCTGGCAGGTTTTACCGCCCAGAAAGGGCATGACAAAGGCTTGAATACCGAAGTCTCTAATTTTGCCAATGACATCACAGGCTTTCACGACCTGAATGCCGCACAGGTAAAAGACAAGGTTGAATCCGGTTATCACAACTGGGGATACATGTCCTATCTTTCACGTATCAACTATGCGTACGATAATCGTTACTTATTGACAGTCGTTGCCCGTTATGACGGTTCATCCCGTTTCTCAGAAGGAAATAAATGGGCTTTCTTCCCTTCCGTATCAGTAGGATGGCGCATTACGGAAGAAGCTTTCATGAAAAAGCAATCCGTCATAAACGATTTGAAACTGCGTACCAGTTACGGTCGTGTAGGTAACCAGGCTATCGACATTTACTCCACACAATATCTCTTTTCATCCGGAAGTACGATTCTGGGTGGTTCCCAAATCGTCACCTATACTCCGAGCGAAGTTCCCAATCCTAACCTGACATGGGAAAAGACCGATCAGTTCGACCTAGGTATCGACTTCTCGCTTTTCAACTCCCGTCTAAGCGGTTCTTTGGATTTCTATCATAAGAAGACACGCGATTTGCTTTGGAAGATTTCCGTTCCTTCATACATCGGACAATCCACACAGCTACAAAACTTGGGATCATTAAAGAATACAGGATTTGAACTTTCATTGAATGCTTCATTGATCGACAATAAGGATTGGAAATGGGATGCTAACTTCAATATTTCAACCAACCGCAGTAAAGTATTGAGTCTGGGACCGGATAAATATAAATACGTAGGAGAACATTGGGGTGGTTATTACAGTAGTATACTGAAAGTAGGCGAACCTATCGGACTTTTTTACGGACAAGTATACGAAGGTGTCCTGACGCAAGAAGAAATCGATGCCAAAGGATTGAATGCCCGTCCGGGAGATGCTAAATTCAAAGATATCAAAGACGATCCCAACAACTCAACGGTCATAGGAAATGCCAACCCTGATTTCTTCGGAGGTTTCGGCACGACGGTCAGCTGGAAGGGACTCTCTTTAAATGCATTCTTCCAATACTCCGTAGGCAACGATGTCTTAAACCTGAACAGTGCTTACTTTCTGCCGGGTAATTCGGCTGTAAACTGCTACCGCGATCTGGCAGAACAGATCTGGACTCCTGAAAATCCGAACACATCGGTAGCTCGTCCGAGTAACGAATACATCTATGCGGTCGACACAAGATTTGTGGAAAACGGCAGTTTCCTCCGGTTGTCGTCCCTGACACTGGCTTACGACCTGCCGATGAAATGGTTGAGCCCCATCGGATTTTCCGCTGCCCGCGTCTATGCAACAGGAAATAACCTGTTCAACATCTGTAACTACCGGGGATATGATCCGGAAGTCAGCTTATATTCAAGTAGTCCTATTTTAAGAGGTTACGACTGGGGACAATACCCTATGAACCGTTCTTTCACATTAGGCGTTAAATTTACCTTATAATACTGATAGCATATGAAAATTTTCAAAATATTACCGTTTGTTTTTCTCCTGCTGAGCTCATGTTCAGGTTTATTGGATGAAAATCCTAAAGGGGATGTTGCCGGAAGCAATTTCTTCATCGACGAAAACAATGCTCTTTCCTGTGTTAACGACCTATACAATGCATTTGCCGATGCAAATGTATATACTCGCCAGGCCATGATGGTTATGGAATTCGGGACAGACATCGGGACCCGCTCCCCGACAGACAACTGGCCAACTCTCGACCCGATAGCAACTTATACTCATAATGCATCGGCAGAGCGTATCGGATGGACGTGGCGCGACGGATTCAAATATATTCGCAACGCCAACCTGGCAATCGCCAATATCGAAGCAATGGACGAAAGCTTGTTTAAACAGATACCTAAGGAACGTCTGCTGGCAGAAGCCCGTTTCGTCCGTGGTTTCCTGTACTTCCACTTGACCAACTTCTTCGGGGATCTGCCGGTAATACTCGAACCGGTAACAGATATAGATGCCTATCTGACATTAAGTCGCACTCCTGCATCCCAGGTCCGGAATGAGGTTGCTCTTCCCGATCTGCAATATGCAGCTGAAAACTTACCTGAGTTCGACGAGTATAGCACCTCTGATGCAGGAAGGGTAAGCCGTAGCAGCGCCATCGGGTTAATGGCTAAAATATACCTTTTCGAAAAAGAGTATGCCAAATGCGAAGAACTCTGTCGCCAACTCTATACTGAAGGTAAACGAGGATTACTGCCACATTACAGCGATGTTTTCAATTCTAAATACAACAACAGCAAAGAAAGTCTTTTTGCAGCCCAGGCATTAATCGAAAAGACAGAATTACCCAGTCAGACTACCTGCTACGGAGATTATACGGAAGAATCGGACAGTCCGTATAAAAACAGTGCAGCAATAGCCCCTCTTCTTCCGTTCGCGTCTTATTATGTACCGGATGAAGACAAGTGGTACGATACAGAAAACGACAACCGCTGGAAGTTCAATTTCCGCCTGGCTTCAGAAAGTAAATACAAGGAACTTATTGCAGGAACAGGTACTACCGCCCAACATCTGGGAGCAGGTATCAAATACAAAGGAGAAATTGTACGAACTCCTTATATTGTGAAATTCTGTGATGTGGAGAACCGCCGTGCCGACCGCGAAGGAACTTCCCTGAATTTTCCTCTCTTACGATGGGCAGACGTCTTATTAATATTTGCTGAGGCTTTGAATGAACAAAACAAAACGAATGAAGCCTTTACCTATATTAATGAAGTCCGCGAAAGAGCTTACACCAACGAAGACGGGACCATCAACCCCGGTTGGAAACTACAAGGCCTGTCGCAAGCACAATTACGTGAAGCTATCCTCAAGGAACGGGCCCTGGAGCTTTGCTATGAAGGGCACCGGAAATTCGACTTATTTCGTACCCATAACCTGGTCAAAGCGATACAGGGAGTTACTCATCTGAATGACATCGAATATCTTTTCTCTGAATCTTACTATCCGAAAGAAGCTGCGAAAAATGTAAAGGACTATCACGAACTGTTCGGTGTTCCTACAAATGAAATAACACTAAACAGCAACCTTCTTCCCCAGAATGAAGGTTATTAAACACAATACTTTATGTTCAACAAACTGATCACAGGCATATCTCTGATAGCCTTTTGCTCAAACATAGTAGCCCAAAGCCCCGAACAGGGGCTGGTCTACTATCAGTCTTTCGATGATCCGCAACCGGAAGCCATCCGGATGGCAGAAATTGCAACCCGCGATTCATCCTCCCTTTTCCTGGTGCATACCTCTTCCTACAGTGAAGGATTAAAGGGAAAAGCCCTCGACCTGACAGACGAGATAGCTTACCGTATTCCCCTTTCCCTGACCGCTAAAGAGCGTCCGTCTTTTGCAGCAGACTGTTCGTTCACCCTGCAAGTCTGGGTAAAAACGAAACCCGGCACCCCATTAGGTACACCGATCATGACGAATGCAACGACTGCCGACCCGACGGGCTGGTGTATCGGAACGCAGGAGAACGGAGCCTGGTATCTGAGCCTGAACGACGGGAAAAACAGTTACAGCTATCAGCCGACAGCCGGACGGCAGGCCATAAACGACGGGAAATGGCATCAATTGACAATATCCGTAGATAAGAAAAAGGGAGAAGTATGGATGTATCTGGATGGACGCAATGTTGCTATTTATCAGACAGAAGGACTCCAGTCGCTCGAAAGTAAATTCCGCACGATCGTAGGAGGGAGTGATGAGGAACAGGATTGGGAGTGCCGGGGGGAATGGATGGCCTTCAACGGAAAAATAGACGAAGTGAAGATGTGGGATCGTCCGATCAGCAGCCAGGAGGTACGGGAAAGTTACGGACAGTTCTTCCCATTATCTCCCTTGTATCCGTCTTACAAGCCCGACAAACTAAAAGTACAGGTATGGAATATATGGCATGGCGGAAGGCGCTTCGGCAAGCAGGTCGGCGTAAACCGTGTCATAGACGTCCTGAAAAAAGAGAATGCGGATGTGATCGGATTGATCGAAACGTACGGTTCCGGTACCATCATTGCAGACTCCCTCGGGTATTATTTCTACCTGATCAGTTCCAATCTCAGCATTATGAGCCGTTACCCGATAGACGAAACGATCCAACTGTTCCGTTCATTCAATTCGGGAGGAGCACTTATCCGCTTGAATGAGGAACAGCAAATCGCCTTCTACGACATCTGGCTTCATTACCTACCCGACGTTGCCGATCTGAATAAAGGAAAAGAGGCGATAAAGAAATACGAAGAGGATGAAGCGCAGACCCGCCTGCCGGAAATCAAAGAGATACTGAAACAAATGGCACCTCATACCTCACAGTCGGCAAAAACACCGGTCATACTGGTCGGAGATTTCAACTGTGACTCTCATCTGGACTGGAACGAGCAGACCCGACCGGCCCATCAGGGTGCTTTTGCCAAACTGGAAGTATCGAAACAGGTCATCGATGAAGGTTTCACCGATAGCTTCCGTCATCTTTATCCGGATGTTCTGTTGAACCAGGGAGCAACCTGGTCGCCGCTCATCAATCTGGGAGCTAAAAAACTGAGTTGCCTTCCCCAGCGGATCGACTATATCTATTACAAAGGGGAGAAACTAATACCCTATCGTTCGGAAGCCCTGAGCCATCATCCTGTGGGGTGGCCCTCCGATCATGGAAGCGTAGTGACGTCATTCTATCTCAAATAAATAAAAAGGCCCTTTGTCCCCTTCCTGATACGGGGATAAAGGGCCTTTACCATCCCCCTCTTTCGTAAACGACTATTGCATACCACTGCCGTGCTTCTTTCATACCACACATTGCGAATTACTTCTTTCTTTATATCTTTGCACCCCAATTACAAACATAAAAGATTCATGAAACGACTAACAGTACTCTATCTGTCAGCCCTTCTGGCGGGAACTGCCTTTACTGCAACTTCTCAAACATTGATTCCCAATAAAACGGAAGTCTTTAAACTTGCTCTCGAGACGCATGGATCTTATAACGAAGCACTTTCCGGAGAGGCCGAACGCGACCGTTTTTCACTTAACAGCTTCAAGGTGGAAGCCACAGGTACCGTCACTCCCTGGCTTTCCTACGCCTACCGCCAGGTGCTCTGCTACCAGAACGAATGGGTACGGGCCAACGGCTTCGGTTCTTATATCGAGAATGCCTGGGTTAACTTCCGGTTATCGGATAAGTTATCTGTGACAGCCGGTAAACAAGATGCTGCCTGGGGAGGCTTCGAATACGACGAGTATGCCTATAAGATATACGATTATAGCGATATGAACGAATGGATGGATTGCTATTTCAGCGGTATCGGCATCAGCTATGAGCCGGTAGAGACACAAGAGCTTTGCCTGCAAGTGACCAACGGCAACGATAACCGCAGGAAATCCCCTTCCTTCTATAATATCGGATGGAACAGCAGTTATCTGAATGAGTTGTTGTCTCTGCGTTACTCCATCACTGCCGGGCAGCAGGCCAAAGGGGAATGGATGTGGATGATGTGGGCCGGACAGCAGGTAGAATCCGGTAAATTCCTGGGATATTTCGATGTGATGTATACTCGCGGCAAATCCGATCCCGTCGGTATCCTTGCCGAACAATTCGAACCGGAAGATGAAGAAAACGGGGCATGGATCGCCAATACCGGCAACCTTTCGCTGGTGGCTCGCCTGAATTACAGTATCCATCCAAAATGGAACATTTTCGTAAAAGGAATGTATGAAACCGCTTCCGTTTACAAGGACAACGGCCCTTACGAATCCGGTAAATACCGCACAGCCTGGGGATATCAGGGAGGAGTAGAATTCTATCCGATGGGCGACGATAACCTGCACCTCTTCCTCACCGGCACCGGACGGGCTTACAGCCTGACAGAAAGAGCAAAGGCGCTCGATGCCTTCTCTGAGAACACCGGACGCCTTTCCGTTGGGTTTGTTTATAAGATCCCGTTATTTTAAGGATAGTTCAATTATTGTCAGTTTTGAGCCTATTTGTCTCATTATCTTTTATAGGGCAAAGCCCCATGCCGCAGGCTCTATTTTGCCGTCTGCTTCAGCAGACGGATATAAAAGACAGGAGGCAAAGCCTCTTCCTTTGTGGGCTTAAGCCCCTTTAAAGCAGGGGCTTCTTTCCTATATGAAAGGGGTTAAAACCCACAGAGGAATCCGGCAAAGCCGGAGCATTTAATCTATCCGTCGGTTAAAAACCGACGGCAAAAGAGAGCCTGCGGCATGAGGCAGAGCCTCATAAAAAAGGCTCAAATATTGCTCCTACTTGAAGCTCACCTTTTTCTAAAATTGCAGCAACAATGAATCGCCTTCGTTCATATCGACGGTCAGCATGCCATCGATAACAGGCAGGGAAACTGCTTTCTGATTCATCTTGATACTCATATTTCCCGAATAAGCCGGCAACTTGATACTGAATGTACCGGGAACAACCGCTTTCAGTCCGGCTTCCGTCAACTGTCCTTCTGCCCATTTGGCGGAAACTTCGCCTCCACCTTGTACTTTCAGACCTTTAAAACTTCCGGTCTGCCAGGCTGAAGGTAAAGCCGGGAGCAAATCGATACGTCCGGTCTGGCTCTGTACCAGCATCTCGGCGATACCTGCACAACCACCGTAATTACCATCAATCTGGAACGGGGGATGTGCACAGAACAAGTTCGGATAAGATCCACCGCCATTAACCATATTGGTCGTCTTTTCCACACAGGGACGAAGCAGGTCTACCAGCAACTTATAAGCATGGTCGCCATCGTGCAGACGAGCCCAGAAATTGATCTTCCAGGCCATCGACCAGCCTGTGCTCTTATCGCCACGCACTTCAAGGGTCTTACGGGCAGCTTCCGCCAGTTCCGGTGTATGTTCCAGGGAAATCTCATTTCCCGGATAAAGGCCGTATAGGTGGGATACGTGACGATGGGTGGGTTCTGCCTCCTCATAGGGTTCGAGCCATTCCAGGATACGTCCGTCTTTTCCGATCGTTGTCGGCATCAGGCGCGAACGTTTGTCGGCCAGTTCCTTACAAAATGCAGAATCGACACCCAGTATGGTAGCTGCTTCTATCGTGTTGGTAAACAGTTCGCGTACGATCTGATTATCCATGGTCGAACCGGCACAGATACTTACGACACTGCCGTTCGGCATGCGATAGCCGTTTTCCGGAGAAGTGGTCGGAGCAGTCACCAGATAGTTGTTCCGCGGATCACGTACCAGCATATCGGTAAAGAAAAGAGCCGCCCCTTTCATCACCGGATAGACGTCTTTCAGGTATTCTTTATCTTTCGTGTATTGATAGTGAGTGAACAGATGTTCACAGAGCCAGGCAGCAGAAGTATTGGTTGCACCCCACGAGGGATGTTCGCCCGGTGCGGTAAATTCCCATACATTACCCAGTATATGCGTCACCCAACCACGGGCATTGTAGAAGACTTTGGCTGTGCGTTCACCGCTTTCCACCTGTTGTTTTGTCCATTCGATCATCGGTATATGCAGTTCCGACAAATTGGTAACTTCTGCCGGCCAGTGATTCATCTGGAAATTAATGTTCAAATGGTAGTCGCCGTTCCAGGGCGTATTGATCGTGTTACACCATAACCCTTGCAGGTTGGGAGGCAACGAACCCGGACGAGTCGACGAGATCAATAGATAACGGCCGAACTGGAAATAAAGGGCTCCCAGGGACGGATCGTTATGATCTTCCTGAAATGCCTGCAAACGCTTATCGATCGGCAGATTATCCTTTTCGGTACGTCCCAGATCCAGATCCACCCGGTCGAATAAAGTACGGTAAGCATTGATATGTTCTTTTTTTAATGTCGAATAATCTTTTCTTTCGGATTCTGCCAATAAGGAGAATAGCTGATCGGCAAAACCTTCATTCTTATAACTTGTAGCCATACTGACCAACAAGATGGCTTCGGAGGCATTCTGAACACTCAGCGAACTGTCTCCTGCCGTAAGGGAACCGCCTTTAGGCAGGACAACCCGTACACGTGCTTCATATTTGATTCCTTTCATTTCGAGCGTATCCACACCGTCGAACAACTGTCCTTTCATCAACAGGTCTTTACCGTCGGTCAATACGGAATAATATTCCGGACGGTTCATTCCTATCCGGAAGTTCAATGCTTTATCAGCGTCTGCCTGTAGATGGATGATACCCAGGTCGCCGGAGAAAGAGGTAAAAGCTTCACGGCTATAATTCACTTTCCCTTTGCGGAAAGATGTCAAAGCAATAGCATTGTTCAGATCGAGCTCACGACGGTAGGCAGCGATAGAATCGGTCTCGTTATTATACGTATAATCCAGTACCAGGTTTCCCAATAATTGGTAACTGCCATAAGGAACTTTCGCTCCCTGGCCCTGTCCGCTACCGGCTCCGCCACAAACAAATGTGCGGTACATCAGTTCCTGAGCTTCATCGTTACGACCTTCGAAAAGCAGACGGCGAATAGTAGCCAGCGACATAACAGCCTGCGGGTTATCCGTATCCTGCTTACTTCCCGACCACATGGAGATTTCGTTCAACAGGATGTTTTCCTTATTGATACCACCATCGGGCATCATCCCCAAACGTCCATTACCCAAAGGCAATGTTTCTTCCCATATACGGGCCGGTTCATCAAAATGATAAGCGAGTTTATTACCGGTTTTTACGCCCGGCATATCGCAGGCTGCCAGCAAAAGTAACGAGGCAGCAATATAGGGACGGAATATTTTTCGCCCTATCTCCTTTAATCGAATTGAGTTCATAGTATTACAAATAAATATGTCTTTTAAACCGGATCAGAAACTTTGCATATCACAGAGTCTCTTATAATAACCGTTCAATGCCAACAGCTCTTCATGGCGACCGCGTTCCACAATTTCTCCTTCATGCATCACGCAAATCTCATCGGCATTGCGGATGGTAGAGAGACGGTGAGCAATCACCACGGTCGTCCTGTTACGCATCAGGTTCTCGAGGGCATCCTGCACCAGACGTTCCGACTCGGTATCCAGAGCCGACGTCGCTTCATCCAGGATCAGGATCGGCGGGTTCTTCAGGATCGCACGGGCTATACTGATACGTTGGCGCTGACCGCCGGACAGCTTTCCGCCACGGTCACCGATGTTCGTATTATAACCCTCTTCGCTTGCCATGATAAATTCATGGGCATTCGCGATACGGGCAGCTTCCTGTACCTGTTCCAACGTAGCTCCTTCCACACCGAAAGAGATATTATTGAAAAAGGTGTCGTTAAAGAGGATCGCTTCCTGGTTCACATTCCCCATCAGGCTACGGAGGTCGTAGAGGGAGGTATCACGAACGTCTGTTTCATCAATAGTAATACTCCCTTTCTCCACATCATAAAAACGAGGCAATAAATCTACGAGTGTACTCTTTCCTGAACCGGACTGCCCGACCAAAGCAACTGTCTTTCCTTTGGGGATTTCCAGTGTTACATTTTTCAATACCCACTCATTCTGATATTTAAACCAAACATTATTATATCTGATCGATTCATTCAAGTGGATCGGTTGCGGGTTTGTCGGATTCTGAATCGTACTTACCGTTTGCAGAATCTTATCCACACGTTCCATAGAGGCTAATCCTTTAGGGATATTATAGCTAGCTTTCGAAAATTCCTTCAACGGATTAATTACACTATATAATATAACCAAATAAAAGATGAAAGAAGGAGCATCGATTGT encodes the following:
- a CDS encoding TonB-dependent receptor — encoded protein: MENILYKERKITLIVCSRLQVALLCLILFTASIQQTFAALPQNQKSTLNLQNVTLKEAFETIRKQSDYIFFFETGDVDTRQKVSLQISSESINDVLNQVLKGKGLKYEIKNKHIIIKPEKAPQPTQSSRQSGTISGTVTDEKGEPIIGANIMVKGTTNGTVTDLDGKFTLQATPGDILEISYIGYNPLQIKAGTQTTLSIKMTEDTQNLEEVVVVGYGTQKKSDLISAISSVRGQDLIEQPVPRVDQLLRGRVAGMQVVQSNGTPGTSSSIRIRGGNSLSASNEPLYVIDGFVDAGDLNSLNPNDIESIEVLKDATSTAIYGARGSNGVILVTTKRGKAGKATFDVEASYGWQKLPHKIDLLSATEYASYLNKVAQINGTTIPYADPSKVTGVDWQDELFRTAPVYNLNFSSRGGTEKIKYLVSVNHFDQEGIMIGSGFNRTTFRTNVDAEIKPWFSMGTTVSLSHEFHDLSTMPSDPDNHFEMAVYGVGMSPIGSAVNEDGSYNYTEPSRPTGRNPLAEALLPTDEKNGYYLLNNSYLQFKLDPHWVWKSTLGVKWNYQREDYFSPRKGSYLEKTNSAKALTSESQDLLTEHTLTYNLKKEVHSLSVLAGFTAQKGHDKGLNTEVSNFANDITGFHDLNAAQVKDKVESGYHNWGYMSYLSRINYAYDNRYLLTVVARYDGSSRFSEGNKWAFFPSVSVGWRITEEAFMKKQSVINDLKLRTSYGRVGNQAIDIYSTQYLFSSGSTILGGSQIVTYTPSEVPNPNLTWEKTDQFDLGIDFSLFNSRLSGSLDFYHKKTRDLLWKISVPSYIGQSTQLQNLGSLKNTGFELSLNASLIDNKDWKWDANFNISTNRSKVLSLGPDKYKYVGEHWGGYYSSILKVGEPIGLFYGQVYEGVLTQEEIDAKGLNARPGDAKFKDIKDDPNNSTVIGNANPDFFGGFGTTVSWKGLSLNAFFQYSVGNDVLNLNSAYFLPGNSAVNCYRDLAEQIWTPENPNTSVARPSNEYIYAVDTRFVENGSFLRLSSLTLAYDLPMKWLSPIGFSAARVYATGNNLFNICNYRGYDPEVSLYSSSPILRGYDWGQYPMNRSFTLGVKFTL
- a CDS encoding RagB/SusD family nutrient uptake outer membrane protein is translated as MKIFKILPFVFLLLSSCSGLLDENPKGDVAGSNFFIDENNALSCVNDLYNAFADANVYTRQAMMVMEFGTDIGTRSPTDNWPTLDPIATYTHNASAERIGWTWRDGFKYIRNANLAIANIEAMDESLFKQIPKERLLAEARFVRGFLYFHLTNFFGDLPVILEPVTDIDAYLTLSRTPASQVRNEVALPDLQYAAENLPEFDEYSTSDAGRVSRSSAIGLMAKIYLFEKEYAKCEELCRQLYTEGKRGLLPHYSDVFNSKYNNSKESLFAAQALIEKTELPSQTTCYGDYTEESDSPYKNSAAIAPLLPFASYYVPDEDKWYDTENDNRWKFNFRLASESKYKELIAGTGTTAQHLGAGIKYKGEIVRTPYIVKFCDVENRRADREGTSLNFPLLRWADVLLIFAEALNEQNKTNEAFTYINEVRERAYTNEDGTINPGWKLQGLSQAQLREAILKERALELCYEGHRKFDLFRTHNLVKAIQGVTHLNDIEYLFSESYYPKEAAKNVKDYHELFGVPTNEITLNSNLLPQNEGY
- a CDS encoding LamG-like jellyroll fold domain-containing protein, whose amino-acid sequence is MFNKLITGISLIAFCSNIVAQSPEQGLVYYQSFDDPQPEAIRMAEIATRDSSSLFLVHTSSYSEGLKGKALDLTDEIAYRIPLSLTAKERPSFAADCSFTLQVWVKTKPGTPLGTPIMTNATTADPTGWCIGTQENGAWYLSLNDGKNSYSYQPTAGRQAINDGKWHQLTISVDKKKGEVWMYLDGRNVAIYQTEGLQSLESKFRTIVGGSDEEQDWECRGEWMAFNGKIDEVKMWDRPISSQEVRESYGQFFPLSPLYPSYKPDKLKVQVWNIWHGGRRFGKQVGVNRVIDVLKKENADVIGLIETYGSGTIIADSLGYYFYLISSNLSIMSRYPIDETIQLFRSFNSGGALIRLNEEQQIAFYDIWLHYLPDVADLNKGKEAIKKYEEDEAQTRLPEIKEILKQMAPHTSQSAKTPVILVGDFNCDSHLDWNEQTRPAHQGAFAKLEVSKQVIDEGFTDSFRHLYPDVLLNQGATWSPLINLGAKKLSCLPQRIDYIYYKGEKLIPYRSEALSHHPVGWPSDHGSVVTSFYLK
- a CDS encoding porin produces the protein MKRLTVLYLSALLAGTAFTATSQTLIPNKTEVFKLALETHGSYNEALSGEAERDRFSLNSFKVEATGTVTPWLSYAYRQVLCYQNEWVRANGFGSYIENAWVNFRLSDKLSVTAGKQDAAWGGFEYDEYAYKIYDYSDMNEWMDCYFSGIGISYEPVETQELCLQVTNGNDNRRKSPSFYNIGWNSSYLNELLSLRYSITAGQQAKGEWMWMMWAGQQVESGKFLGYFDVMYTRGKSDPVGILAEQFEPEDEENGAWIANTGNLSLVARLNYSIHPKWNIFVKGMYETASVYKDNGPYESGKYRTAWGYQGGVEFYPMGDDNLHLFLTGTGRAYSLTERAKALDAFSENTGRLSVGFVYKIPLF
- a CDS encoding glycoside hydrolase family 95 protein, producing the protein MNSIRLKEIGRKIFRPYIAASLLLLAACDMPGVKTGNKLAYHFDEPARIWEETLPLGNGRLGMMPDGGINKENILLNEISMWSGSKQDTDNPQAVMSLATIRRLLFEGRNDEAQELMYRTFVCGGAGSGQGQGAKVPYGSYQLLGNLVLDYTYNNETDSIAAYRRELDLNNAIALTSFRKGKVNYSREAFTSFSGDLGIIHLQADADKALNFRIGMNRPEYYSVLTDGKDLLMKGQLFDGVDTLEMKGIKYEARVRVVLPKGGSLTAGDSSLSVQNASEAILLVSMATSYKNEGFADQLFSLLAESERKDYSTLKKEHINAYRTLFDRVDLDLGRTEKDNLPIDKRLQAFQEDHNDPSLGALYFQFGRYLLISSTRPGSLPPNLQGLWCNTINTPWNGDYHLNINFQMNHWPAEVTNLSELHIPMIEWTKQQVESGERTAKVFYNARGWVTHILGNVWEFTAPGEHPSWGATNTSAAWLCEHLFTHYQYTKDKEYLKDVYPVMKGAALFFTDMLVRDPRNNYLVTAPTTSPENGYRMPNGSVVSICAGSTMDNQIVRELFTNTIEAATILGVDSAFCKELADKRSRLMPTTIGKDGRILEWLEPYEEAEPTHRHVSHLYGLYPGNEISLEHTPELAEAARKTLEVRGDKSTGWSMAWKINFWARLHDGDHAYKLLVDLLRPCVEKTTNMVNGGGSYPNLFCAHPPFQIDGNYGGCAGIAEMLVQSQTGRIDLLPALPSAWQTGSFKGLKVQGGGEVSAKWAEGQLTEAGLKAVVPGTFSIKLPAYSGNMSIKMNQKAVSLPVIDGMLTVDMNEGDSLLLQF